Proteins encoded together in one Plectropomus leopardus isolate mb chromosome 19, YSFRI_Pleo_2.0, whole genome shotgun sequence window:
- the LOC121959229 gene encoding uncharacterized protein LOC121959229 codes for MKETQHLLLLAVFVCLARCQEKPQVHISPKLTHIFSGDLFFLRCDDSTSGSTVKWYVNDTEQTLTDKIWKIGVAAPKHSGSYQCQSNGLKSDSLPISVLDYTPKASLTIRTGQPVVRKGGSVILQLDNEGGLQGWNCWVYRGEEPRKIHLTVKKDSDSVIFQPKRLHIPETIFWCSDNQQIRSNQIIVRTSEKDVSLEMYPLPAVVGEILTLKCLTWGTNRISQAVFYKDDAVIKDSPSPTYEISNVTESVKGKYKCDATFTYMGRTDGPPNRVVSDLQDVFVQIPPHIRAILSVQGGMSCSCPLCPDGSSYHWYHKSAQSWERMDSTQAFMTPEVSGTYACRAVWKTGRSSLSNSYTYQPPIISSLAIVVIVLVILILVAVLILIWYRRRNTTEPVYEDMPLRSQDKGDDQYERLEMGARREGEYDTLHSEAPGRERKRGEYEALKKEEMTGGEYHTVKQKGAVGGEGGYEALKKEGRKEGVYHTLGMEGVAGGEGGYEALKKEGVKEGVYHTLGMEGASGSE; via the exons ATGAAGGAAACACAACATCTGCTGCTCCTGGCAG TATTTGTGTGCCTGGCAAGATGTCAAGAAAAGCCACAAG TTCATATCTCACCCAAACTCACGCACATCTTCTCTGGGGACTTATTTTTTCTGAGATGTGACGACAGCACAAGTGGAAGCACAGTTAAATGGTACGTTAACGACACGGAACAAACGTTGACAGACAAAATCTGGAAGATAGGAGTTGCTGCACCCAAGCACTCAGGGTCTTATCAATGTCAGAGCAATGGACTGAAGAGTGACAGTTTACCCATCAGTGTCCTGG ATTATACTCCCAAAGCCTCACTCACCATCAGGACCGGTCAGCCAGTGGTGCGGAAAGGAGGTTCAGTTATCCTGCAGCTTGACAATGAGGGTGGTCTGCAGGGATGGAACTGTTGGGTCTATAGGGGAGAAGAGCCAAGGAAGATTCATTTGACGGTGAAGAAAGACAGTGATAGTGTGATCTTTCAGCCCAAAAGACTGCATATCCCAGAGACAATTTTCTGGTGTTCTGACAACCAACAAATCAGAAGTAACCAAATTATTGTCAGGACCTCAG AGAAGGACGTATCACTGGAAATGTATCCCCTGCCTGCTGTAGTTGGGGAAATTCTGACCCTGAAGTGCCTCACCTGGGGCACAAATCGAATAAGCCAAGCTGTTTTCTACAAAGACGATGCAGTCATTAAAGATAGTCCAAGTCCTACCTACGAAATCTCTAATGTGACAGAATCTGTAAAGGGAAAATATAAGTGTGATGCCACCTTCACTTACATGGGACGCACTGATGGGCCCCCAAACAGAGTGGTCTCTGATTTACAAGATGTGTTTGTCCAAATAC cACCTCATATAAGGGCAATACTCTCTGTACAAGGTGGCATGTCCTGTTCTTGTCCACTTTGTCCTGATGGTAGCTCCTATCATTGGTACCACAAGAGTGCTCAGTCATGGGAACGTATGGATTCCACCCAAGCATTCATGACGCCAGAAGTGAGTGGTACTTATGCATGTAGAGCCGTGTGGAAAACCGGAAGGTCTTCTCTCAGCAACAGTTACACTt ATCAACCTCCAATCATATCCAGTCTAGCGATAGTGGTCATCGTGCTGGTGATCCTAATTTTAGTAGCTGTGTTAATATTGATATGGTATAGGAGGAGAAATACCACAG aaccAGTTTACGAGGATATGCCACTGAGGTCACAAGACAAAGGTGATGACCAATATGAGAGGCTAGAGATGGGTGCCCGAAGGGAGGGCGAGTATGACACCCTTCACTCCGAAGCAccaggcagagagaggaaaaggggcGAATATGAAGCactgaagaaagaagaaatgacaggGGGGGAGTACCACACTGTGAAACAGAAGGGGGCAgttggaggagagggagggtaTGAAGCACTGAAGaaagaggggagaaaagagggagtATACCACACCCTGGGGATGGAGGGAGtagcaggaggagaggggggataCGAAGCACTGAAGAAAGAGGGGGTGAAAGAGGGAGTATACCACACCCTGGGGATGGAGGGGGCAAGTGGAAGTGAGTGA